The genome window actATATCTAATTGTCAATTTTGAGTCACATTTTAGTTTTGAGTTTATTGTTTCCTGTTGCCGTGTGTcctatgaaataaagaaaaagagatttgcttttatttgaatttactGATGAATGAAATTTATTCTGACTCTGGGCTTGGCACACATTTTGCTCATCTTTTTTCTTGAAAGTGTCTTAAGCAATCTTTTCTGTTTACAGGGAACTggagaaaaagattaaaaatgaaaaaccttgAGTGTTGTGATGTATCTTGTTCTTGTGTTTTCTGAAAACTTAGAAAAGCTCCATTTAGGTTATAAGAACTGCTAATTGAAATTCCTCTAGAAtctttgtgtatttttttaacacattttgaTTACATGTGTCTTTCTTTCATCCTCTGTTTTGGATATTGAGAAAATGGCGTGTCCCAAAACAGAAATTCAATTATGTCTAGTCAACCTCGTATTTATCACTCTTTTGCGAAACTTCTCGTAcaccaaatttatatatatttacatttccttttttggatgtttcaaaattgttgaCCATTTTGTTattggataatgttttttcaaCATAACATAACCCTTTATAATTGCTAATGATAGCATGTACCGTCACAAATTATAGTCGATAGCAGTGTTTAAAAATTGGATGGGTTGAATTGTAAGCCACCTTTGAATTCAGTAGctgcaaatttttttggttacaatTAGCTCAATTTGTTAAGTCTATTGTTGGTTATCGAACAAGAGACTTGGGATCGAACCCTACCCACAGCAAAAAAGAATCTTTTGGTGTCTTGACTTGATAGTAAGAGCAATCATCATGGAGTGGGTGCCTTGTTTCAAATCCTattgtatctaaaaaaaaaaaaaaatcagccacaacaattcaatttttttccctatattccttaattatatatttaaatattcaaCAATGGTAACTTTGTAACAAATTTGTATTATGAcctttaacaaaaattttatttgtgtcCTCATATAAATATGGAATATAAACATAGTATTTATTGACATACTATATATTATAATGTATTAGTCTATTATTTAATCTCTATATTATTATTCTATATCTTATGTTATATGTCTAATGTATAAATTAATAACTGTGTTTATCATGTTATGCTGATGTCACAGTTTGATCCTAGTTGACCTAATTGGACCTTTGACCCTTTCAATGCTTTGTTTTTTGAACTATTGGTATTAGTGAATTATTGTTTGAAAATCCATGTTATATTTGGTTTGTATTacctttttttcatttggtaTGCATTGTCCTTTTGTATGTCACAAATAAAGAAGTTGctgattattgattttttttttatttttttatttttttgctttgcaGGCTTTGTATATATTGATAGCATATACACATGAgttgtttctctttcttataactCATTGACTGGTTCTGAGTTCCTAGCCTAATTTGATGCATATGTAATGTTCATTAGGAGCtgtttgaaaatttcaaattggtAGGAGGCTCTATTAATTAATCTAGGAATAGActtcacaacaatttttttataaaacgtttcaagaaaaaaaaggggaaaactATCAAAGCTAAAATATTATatgattgaaattaaaaaaaaaaaaaaaaaatctagattgatgcagaaagaaagagaggtgagagagaggagaaagcAAGAGAGGCACCCACTAGCTTGAATTACAGACCCTTTTATGCCAAAATATGAAATGGCCTTTAATCTTTTGGCTTGATTTCGTTGAGTCTTGCCTGATGCACCTTACAGTCTATTTAAGGCGCTCAGTTGCCTAATTAGGCCCCAAAGGCAGGTGCCTCACTAAAGGAGTCTTGCCACAAAGATTTAAAGCTGCCCTAGTGGCTTTGACTACACTGTTTGTTATGTTACATGAATAATGATAATTCTTTTTCAATGGGTATCTCTTTCTATTGTTGTTGCCTGAGTGCCCGACTGTCTGTCCTTCAcctgtttaaaaattaaaaaaagtgtagggtttaaaaaaaaaaaaagaggaaagagaaaagcTGTGGGTAGTGGAGGTAAAATTGTCTTCTGATTGTATGATGTGtctgatattttaataaattatctGAATACCAAGGGGTTGAAATAATGTAAGAAGAGTAGAGGACTCCATACGGTAGTAATGTATGTATGTGTCCTCTGTTCCAGATAATTGAACAAAGACTTTCGTAGTTTAGTTGATCtattgttatgtatttttcTACAAGAAATATTTCTAATTGAAGAAATTTCTGGGTTggcaattttatatatattctaatcAGGTTGTATTATTGGATGGTACATTAAAGAAAAGAGTATTTCTTGTTTGGCAGTAGTGGAGAGATGAGTAAAATGCACGCTTAATGTTGATGGAGATGGGATTTTTTGTTGACATTTCCTGAAAATTACAGTTATGCAAGAATAGAATTAGTTCTATCAATCTCTTCTCATCTGGTGGAATTCCTTCTAACTGacattttgttttccttgttcattttgaagattttataAAATGCAAGGAGTTACTTCATGCAATGCACCTTTTGATGCTGAAAAAAGGGACCTAGAGGGTTTGCTTGAGGTTTTTGGCTCTGCATTTTCTCTTGAGGACATAGCCTCTGCTTATTGCCAGGCAAGGCGCAATGTAGATATGGCTAGTGAAATTCTTTGTGCTTCAAGTAAAAGTACCCCTGTCATTGCTGCTTGTGCATCTAAAGATAAATTTAAGTGTGCAAGTTCAACATCTTCAGAAGTGTCATTTGAATTGGATGCTGAAAGTGCAATGCCTTCAGAAATGTCAGCTGATGAATTTTGTCAGAAGTCTAATCATGCAGGAAGAAATACCAGAGCATTGAAGTCAAAAGTGCATCCTGTATCAATAGGTACTGTTTCAGGTGTCATTGCAAAAGATTATGTTATGTCGAGGCCAGTAACTAAAGAATATCCTGAAGCAACAAAACCGCCTAAATTATATGCAAAAGAATTTCCTGTTTCTGAGATATGGAGTGAGGAAGTTCTGCCAAGTATGAGAGCAAGAAATGGCAGCACTGCATGTGATGATGTTGAGGAATTTATGATTGAAATGCTTGGAGATGGTTTCCAGCTAGACGTGAATGTGATCCAAGAAGTTCTTGGTAAATTTTTCTTGGTGCATTAACCATTTCTGCCGTTCATTACTCCTGCCAGCAAATTAATAATTCTCCATTGAAGTTTGTATGTGTGTCTGAAGTAGCTTCAGAGAAGGAATATGTCCAGTTTTCCTgacatttaaatttaatatatatatatatatatatatataaaatttaaaatacacttttctacttttaattaaatattattaaagcAGATAAAATGATTACTATTTTTCTTGTATGCATCGGAGATTATTATTAGGTATTGTTGTTTTCCTTATTAAGTTCACTTGCAGCGTTTGATATGATGCTTAATCAGGCATTTTGTTGAATTTGCAGGCTTTTGTGGTCATGATGTGCAAAAGGTATAGCGCAAATTCACTTAAAGGTTAAGGTGGTTTTTTGGATAATGATTTATATGCACCACATTGAATCTTCTCTCTTACACTTTGAAAGAAGTTTTTGAATTCATCTGGAAGCACTAACCAGTATGGTTTGGGGTCAGATGTTATGTGTGGGCAGGCACACATGCACCTTGGCTTTTTGGGTCATGAATACACACGCACACATGTGCATACACACatcttttgataaataaaataattttattcaacaaagacaaaaaagaatacatAATACATTCTAAATTTTACATCTTCATTGTATGGGGGCTAGAGATATTTAATAATTActcacatacatacatacatatatatatatatatatattcatatattcTAATTGAATAGATGTTTGGTATGATTAAATGTCTCAACATTAACTTCATCCATGTAATATAACCATAAAGTTGAgattaaattgttgttgttaatcCTGCTGATGGCAAATCATGGACCAAAATTGTAATTTGTGGTGCATCACTTAAAATTAACATGAGCTGGCAAAACTTATTCAAAATATTCAGACTACATCTTTCAAACTTTAGAGTATGAAATATCTTATATTCATTGCAGGATGCCAATGAGAGTAGTCTTTCATTTTTCCCCCATGTTCACATTATGAACATAAACGTTTTACCTTTTTTCTGCTCTTCATATGAATAGCAGATCATTATTAGAAGATCagcattttgagttttttattttttatttgggttaaaATGTTACTGTTAGTATATAAATCCTTCAATATTTTGCTTAACTCAACAATCTTGAAGAATGATTTTGCTGACCATGTAGAGCATGGAGAAACTTCTTGACTTGTCAGCTTCAACGTTGGAGAAGCATGATGATGATATTGACTTAGCTGGCAAAAAAGTAAGCTTTACTAGTAGTTTTATGCTTCTACCCAATTCCAATCTAGATATGtgattatttatgaaattaaattatataatatttggaTGTGATGATGattcttctctcatttctctAGTGACTGGTGCCTTAATATGTTTGTACTGCATGGAGCCTTTCTATTGTCAAGTTCAAATCCCAAAATCACTTATACTTTAACCTTGATGATTGCTAGCAGAACGTTTATGAATATGTACATGCTGCACCTATATTCTCAACTTTGAGCTTCATTCCTTGTTTGATGTGATGGTGACAAAGAGAACCAATGTAGTGGAGAAATATAGTATTTTGGATATTTTGTTAAGTTGAGTAGTTAAATGTATCCAGTACATTAATCTTTCTGAATGCCGTGCTTGCTAAGTGAGATGGGATTTTTAAACTTGAGGTcacatttttcaattttgacactGATAAGACGTTAATCATCTTTTGTAGAACATGAACACTATTTCTATTATATCTACAACAATGGTCTCCATCAGGTCTTTCACACAACAATATCTGATAGtatgataattaattaatgagCTATGGGCCTATGGCTGTTACTGTTTGCTTATACTGAAGTTCACTGTTAGTATACtaatttgtatatttatttgTGCTTCTTGGCTTTTCTATTTGTAAAGCAGCTGtaaattattactattattattttgtttatacttATATGGTTACCTTCTTTGGACATTAATATCATCTTTTGAAAAGTTAACTCAAACCTGGCATAAAAGACAAAATGATGATTAACAACCTCTTAATTTTCTTGTTATCTCTTCTGATCTATATTCTTTTAACAGTCTTCAGATGAATGCCAAGACCTAGATTCATCCCGCA of Quercus lobata isolate SW786 chromosome 8, ValleyOak3.0 Primary Assembly, whole genome shotgun sequence contains these proteins:
- the LOC115958147 gene encoding putative nuclear RNA export factor SDE5 isoform X2 — its product is MQGVTSCNAPFDAEKRDLEGLLEVFGSAFSLEDIASAYCQARRNVDMASEILCASSKSTPVIAACASKDKFKCASSTSSEVSFELDAESAMPSEMSADEFCQKSNHAGRNTRALKSKVHPVSIGTVSGVIAKDYVMSRPVTKEYPEATKPPKLYAKEFPVSEIWSEEVLPSMRARNGSTACDDVEEFMIEMLGDGFQLDVNVIQEVLGFCGHDVQKSMEKLLDLSASTLEKHDDDIDLAGKKSSDECQDLDSSRSDRARNMTKKLKVSSKKDKERLVLQKELLEVLFTVPERSEEVPKRIHPVRRSRPFGKPVVETFTDTATKHKIATVQPIEVTKDDEDDENSYEVLRKAVKEYWIMMKEYYQAAVDAFVKRDYVRANKLREQGHFFNRKAKEADEKSAQKVFETSQDDEVSLDLHDHEPKDAVHSLRLHLTNICGIQGFKYLKVILGTNNEDTKKGARKRLILKQLEKESIKWTEEDGGTIIIQVDVINPKDLSFYKK
- the LOC115958147 gene encoding putative nuclear RNA export factor SDE5 isoform X1, whose amino-acid sequence is MHIFYKMQGVTSCNAPFDAEKRDLEGLLEVFGSAFSLEDIASAYCQARRNVDMASEILCASSKSTPVIAACASKDKFKCASSTSSEVSFELDAESAMPSEMSADEFCQKSNHAGRNTRALKSKVHPVSIGTVSGVIAKDYVMSRPVTKEYPEATKPPKLYAKEFPVSEIWSEEVLPSMRARNGSTACDDVEEFMIEMLGDGFQLDVNVIQEVLGFCGHDVQKSMEKLLDLSASTLEKHDDDIDLAGKKSSDECQDLDSSRSDRARNMTKKLKVSSKKDKERLVLQKELLEVLFTVPERSEEVPKRIHPVRRSRPFGKPVVETFTDTATKHKIATVQPIEVTKDDEDDENSYEVLRKAVKEYWIMMKEYYQAAVDAFVKRDYVRANKLREQGHFFNRKAKEADEKSAQKVFETSQDDEVSLDLHDHEPKDAVHSLRLHLTNICGIQGFKYLKVILGTNNEDTKKGARKRLILKQLEKESIKWTEEDGGTIIIQVDVINPKDLSFYKK